In a genomic window of Vulpes vulpes isolate BD-2025 chromosome 6, VulVul3, whole genome shotgun sequence:
- the IRF9 gene encoding interferon regulatory factor 9 translates to MASGRARSTRKLRNWVVEQVESGQFPGVCWDDAAKTMFRIPWKHAGKQDFREDQDAAFFKAWAIFKGKYKEGDMEGPAIWKTRLRCALNKSPEFEEVPENGHRDGAEPYKVYRLLPSGTLPAQPGTQKSPSKRHHSSVSSEREEDEGTAKNGAPSPSLLADPFRNEEVGANGGTSRSNFGSSSNSSPEPQEGTGTVEAPFQGDQVSLELLPPPGSDYSLLLTFIYSGRMVGKAQVQSLDCRLVAEPSGSQCGMEQVVFPKPDPPEPTQRLLSQIERGVLVASNSRGLFVQRLCPIPVSWNAPQAPPGPGPHLLPSNECVELFRTTHFCRDLVRYFQGLGPPPEFQVTLNFWEESPGPSRTPKSLITVQMEQAFARHLLEETPEEQSAAVSLLQSLGDPASSSPLSSSYLL, encoded by the exons ATGGCTTCAGGCAGGGCACGCTCCACCCGAAAGCTGCGGAACTGGGTGGTGGAGCAGGTGGAGAGCGGGCAGTTCCCGGGGGTGTGCTGGGACGACGCAGCCAAGACCATGTTCCGGATCCCCTGGAAGCATGCGGGCAAACAGGACTTCCGTGAGGACCAGGATGCCGCCTTCTTCAAG GCGTGGGCCATATTTAAGGGGAAGTATAAGGAAGGGGACATGGAAGGCCCGGCTATCTGGAAGACTCGGCTGCGCTGTGCGCTCAACAAGAGTCCTGAATTTGAGGAGGTGCCTGAGAACGGCCACAGGGACGGAGCTGAGCCCTACAAGGTGTACCGGCTGCTGCCCTCCGGGACCCTACCCG CCCAGCCTGGGACCCAGAAATCACCATCAAAGCGACATCACAGCTCTGTGTCCTCCGAaagggaggaggatgaggggaCCGCAAAGAATGGTGCGCCCAGTCCCTCCTTGCTTGCGGACCCCTTCAGAAAT gaggaggtgggggccaATGGGGGAACGAGCCGTTCAAACTTTGGGAGTAGCAGCAACAGCAGCCCTGAGCCCCAGGAAG GCACAGGTACCGTTGAAGCCCCTTTCCAAGGAGATCAGGTGTCACTGGAGCTTCTGCCCCCTCCGGGCTCAG ACTACTCGCTGCTGCTCACCTTCATCTACAGTGGGCGCATGGTGGGCAAAGCCCAGGTGCAGAGCCTGGACTGCCGCCTCGTGGCCGAGCCCTCCGGCTCCCAGTGCGGGATGGAGCAGGTCGTCTTTCCCAAGCCTGACCCTCCAGAGCCCACCCAGCGCCTGCTGAGCCAGATCGAGAGGGGTGTCCTGGTAGCCAGCAACTCCCGGGGCCTCTTCGTGCAGCGCCTCTGCCCCATCCCCGTCTCCTGGAATGCACCCCAGGCCCCACCTGGCCCAGGCCCACATCTACTGCCCAGCAATGAGTGTGTGGAGCTCTTCAGAACCACCCACTTCTGCAGAG ACCTGGTCAGGTACTTCCAGGGCCTGGGTCCCCCACCTGAGTTCCAGGTGACACTGAATTTCTGGGAGGAGAGCCCCGGCCCCAGCCGCACCCCAAAGAGCCTCATCACGGTGCAG ATGGAGCAGGCCTTTGCCCGACATTTACTGGAGGAGACTCCAGAGGAGCAGTCAGCCGCTGTGTCCCTGCTGCAGAGCCTGGGAGACCCcgcttcctcctctcctctctcttcctcctatCTGCTTTGA